Proteins co-encoded in one Trueperella abortisuis genomic window:
- a CDS encoding ImmA/IrrE family metallo-endopeptidase → MSEEELILACARVGVHVVFVPFPLAGAYYHDQGLIVIDSRPSAAVQRAALAHEYVHATLGHDGPQEAHTEARVDRRAACLLVSPAEYVLAERLYGCDVGAIAEELELPVWVVAAYQTWLATQPPEALSDISNLRESAAPDALGDAHADESLLEPAHSPES, encoded by the coding sequence ATGAGTGAAGAGGAGCTGATCCTAGCCTGCGCACGGGTCGGCGTGCATGTGGTGTTTGTGCCGTTTCCCCTGGCGGGCGCCTACTACCATGATCAGGGGCTGATCGTTATCGATTCTCGGCCTTCTGCGGCCGTACAGCGGGCGGCGTTGGCGCATGAGTATGTTCACGCCACTTTGGGGCATGATGGGCCGCAGGAGGCGCACACAGAGGCGCGTGTGGATCGGCGAGCGGCCTGCCTGCTGGTCTCACCCGCCGAGTACGTCCTGGCTGAGCGTCTCTATGGGTGTGATGTTGGGGCGATTGCTGAAGAGCTCGAGTTGCCAGTGTGGGTGGTGGCTGCTTACCAGACATGGCTAGCTACGCAGCCCCCCGAAGCCCTTTCTGACATCTCGAATCTGAGGGAATCTGCAGCGCCCGACGCTCTGGGCGATGCGCATGCCGACGAGAGCCTACTCGAACCTGCACACTCTCCAGAAAGCTAA
- a CDS encoding MFS transporter: MGEVSTRPPVPRSWLIHYGLLYFGQNIQWAAPVQILLGLQILEMFPDNKENALALLMTIGGIFQAIGSLAGGFLSDRTHSRFGKRLPWILGGNAVAITALLVTSIAPSYILLVGAWSVFQVALAIAGSSTISLSPDTVPRYQFGLVSGVLGATYTLGVVGGTLIAASLEVQTAYLVIAVLAALLVGQFAVSGAWKRGIGTEGNEADLMLAEGNESTAEGYGDFRWVFIARFAINLGNYVALFYLLYYMRDRIGHPDPDTGVLILTGVYAVCTVITTILGGIASDKVGRRKPFVILAATGVTTACVLMAIATDMWMAVVGAVILGVAWGVFTSVDQALVNEVLPVAKDRARDVGIMTLAIAGANIISPMLAAFALANLGGYPGLYLASGVLVLLGSLAVIPVKSAR; the protein is encoded by the coding sequence ATGGGCGAGGTAAGCACCCGGCCGCCGGTTCCCCGCTCCTGGCTCATCCACTACGGCCTGCTCTATTTCGGTCAGAACATTCAGTGGGCGGCTCCGGTCCAGATCCTCCTCGGCCTGCAGATCCTCGAGATGTTCCCCGACAACAAGGAGAACGCCCTCGCCCTGCTCATGACCATCGGCGGCATTTTCCAGGCCATCGGCTCCCTGGCTGGCGGCTTCCTCTCGGATCGCACACATTCACGCTTCGGCAAGCGCCTACCCTGGATTCTTGGCGGCAACGCTGTCGCTATCACGGCCCTGCTCGTCACCTCGATCGCCCCGAGCTACATCCTCCTCGTCGGCGCCTGGTCGGTCTTCCAGGTCGCGCTCGCGATCGCCGGTTCCTCGACGATCTCCCTGTCCCCCGACACGGTCCCGCGCTACCAGTTCGGTCTCGTCTCCGGCGTCCTGGGCGCCACCTACACGCTCGGCGTCGTCGGCGGCACGCTCATCGCCGCCTCGCTCGAGGTTCAGACCGCCTACCTGGTCATCGCCGTGCTCGCCGCACTTCTTGTCGGCCAGTTTGCTGTTTCGGGTGCCTGGAAACGCGGCATCGGCACCGAGGGTAACGAGGCCGATCTCATGCTCGCCGAGGGCAACGAATCAACCGCTGAGGGTTACGGGGACTTCCGCTGGGTGTTCATCGCCCGCTTCGCTATTAACCTCGGCAACTACGTCGCCCTGTTCTACCTGCTGTACTACATGAGGGACAGGATCGGTCACCCGGACCCAGACACCGGCGTCCTCATCCTCACCGGCGTGTATGCCGTCTGCACCGTCATCACCACGATCCTCGGTGGCATCGCCTCCGACAAGGTCGGCCGGCGCAAGCCTTTCGTCATCCTCGCCGCCACCGGTGTCACCACCGCCTGCGTGCTCATGGCTATAGCTACGGACATGTGGATGGCGGTCGTGGGCGCCGTCATTCTCGGCGTCGCCTGGGGCGTGTTCACCTCGGTCGATCAGGCCCTCGTCAACGAGGTGCTCCCTGTCGCGAAGGACCGGGCCCGCGACGTTGGCATCATGACCCTCGCGATCGCCGGGGCCAACATCATCTCCCCGATGCTCGCCGCATTCGCCCTGGCCAACCTGGGTGGTTACCCGGGCCTCTATCTAGCCTCGGGCGTCCTCGTCCTCCTCGGGTCCCTCGCGGTCATTCCCGTCAAGTCCGCTCGCTAG
- a CDS encoding pentapeptide repeat-containing protein: MMYAEKIQAWKDAHKGEQLTVEVLSDCLSVDDLRGADLRGADLGGAKLAGANLHNANLVSARLERADLTGANLRGATLEHTFLEKATLVDANLQGANLTCAHLTDADMGNVNLRGADLRAADLRDANLTEAALMDAELWEAVMVGAVLRKANLHSADLAGANLREATLWDADLRRADLRRADLRLATLTFANLQAAALTDANLQGANLERADLQGASLGGADLRAADLRLANLRNAGLTEACLQDADLTDANLDGVYLRSTNLAAAAGGVLQITGLYPYAATLIPTPTGWRLKIGCWEGTVDELFRLANRDEGWPEATGDEIKHRRPLLFAIIDMCATHMLHHHGLIQRLADKWDSDEAGEAEQ, translated from the coding sequence ATGATGTACGCGGAGAAAATCCAAGCCTGGAAAGACGCACACAAGGGTGAGCAGTTGACAGTCGAGGTGCTCTCGGACTGCCTTTCAGTGGATGACCTGCGGGGTGCTGACCTGCGGGGCGCTGACCTGGGGGGCGCTAAACTGGCGGGTGCTAACCTGCACAACGCTAACCTGGTAAGTGCCCGGCTCGAAAGGGCTGACTTGACGGGTGCTAACCTGCGCGGCGCCACCTTGGAGCACACCTTCCTGGAAAAGGCAACACTGGTTGACGCTAACCTACAAGGCGCCAACCTCACCTGTGCCCACCTGACGGACGCCGACATGGGAAACGTCAACCTGCGGGGTGCTGACCTGCGGGCCGCTGACCTGCGGGATGCCAACCTGACGGAGGCCGCCCTGATGGACGCCGAACTGTGGGAAGCCGTCATGGTGGGTGCTGTCCTGCGTAAAGCGAACCTACATAGTGCCGACCTGGCGGGCGCCAACCTGCGGGAAGCCACTCTGTGGGACGCTGACCTGCGGCGTGCCGACCTGCGGAGAGCCGACCTGCGGTTGGCTACTCTGACGTTCGCTAACCTACAGGCCGCTGCCCTGACGGACGCTAACCTACAGGGCGCTAACCTGGAGAGGGCCGACCTACAGGGCGCCAGCCTGGGGGGTGCTGACCTGCGGGCCGCTGACCTGCGGCTAGCTAACCTGCGAAACGCGGGCCTGACGGAAGCCTGCCTACAAGATGCTGACCTGACGGACGCTAACCTGGACGGCGTCTACCTGCGGAGCACGAACCTCGCGGCCGCCGCCGGTGGCGTCCTGCAAATCACGGGCCTTTACCCCTATGCAGCGACCTTGATCCCGACCCCCACCGGGTGGCGCCTGAAAATCGGGTGCTGGGAGGGCACCGTCGATGAGCTATTCCGCCTGGCTAACCGGGATGAGGGGTGGCCAGAAGCCACCGGGGACGAAATCAAACACCGTCGCCCACTCTTGTTCGCCATCATTGACATGTGTGCGACCCATATGCTCCACCACCACGGCCTGATACAGAGACTGGCCGACAAGTGGGACAGTGACGAGGCTGGGGAGGCGGAGCAGTGA
- a CDS encoding LacI family DNA-binding transcriptional regulator, producing MADVARIADVSKATVSRVLKGNYPVSENTRKAVADAMQKLNYTPSHQASALATGRSNIIGVLITERFDLFFEDPTFRTIIRGVLSALSSSPLVPVMLQMTNRDEQSKAINLFENGMLDGAIHVSPWGDTSLIDVMTQRGCPIVVCGQLATQYTGRKISAVYTDDRVGANMIARYLKDKSAERPCAILGDGDQPASKDRLAGFRDQFPVLDYRGRVFLGDWTSETGRAGVKEFIAHGVSFDSLLCGSDAIARGAIEELHARGISVPHDVLVTGYDNAKIATGNPGITTVAQPMTDQGIEAVAALTRLLDGGTQERIELPVELVLRQSA from the coding sequence ATGGCTGATGTTGCCAGGATTGCCGACGTTTCCAAAGCAACTGTGTCGCGGGTCCTCAAGGGCAACTACCCGGTATCGGAAAACACCCGGAAAGCTGTAGCCGACGCCATGCAGAAGCTGAATTACACGCCATCGCATCAGGCATCTGCTCTGGCTACGGGCAGATCAAATATCATCGGCGTCCTCATCACCGAACGATTCGATCTCTTTTTTGAGGACCCAACGTTCCGCACGATCATTCGGGGGGTGCTGTCCGCGTTGTCGTCGTCGCCCCTCGTTCCCGTCATGTTGCAAATGACGAATCGGGACGAGCAAAGTAAGGCAATCAATCTCTTCGAGAACGGCATGTTAGATGGAGCCATACACGTCTCGCCGTGGGGTGACACGTCACTGATCGATGTCATGACGCAACGAGGATGCCCGATCGTCGTCTGCGGTCAACTAGCTACGCAGTATACGGGCCGGAAGATATCCGCCGTCTACACGGACGACCGAGTCGGTGCCAATATGATCGCACGTTACCTCAAGGACAAATCCGCCGAGCGCCCCTGCGCGATCCTAGGAGACGGCGATCAGCCGGCATCCAAGGATCGCCTGGCAGGGTTTCGCGATCAGTTCCCCGTCCTCGACTATCGTGGCCGTGTTTTCCTGGGCGACTGGACCAGCGAGACCGGACGTGCCGGCGTCAAGGAATTCATTGCCCACGGGGTGAGTTTTGATTCCTTGCTGTGTGGCTCGGATGCGATAGCACGAGGCGCGATCGAAGAACTGCACGCTCGCGGCATCTCAGTTCCACACGACGTGCTCGTGACAGGTTACGACAACGCGAAGATCGCAACGGGCAATCCCGGCATTACAACCGTTGCCCAGCCTATGACTGATCAAGGTATCGAGGCGGTCGCAGCCCTGACGCGCCTGCTTGATGGCGGCACACAGGAACGAATCGAGCTTCCAGTCGAGCTTGTCCTTCGACAAAGCGCATAG
- a CDS encoding tyrosine-type recombinase/integrase, protein MFTEWLHQWLHLIEDRMAKKRRPKVSHRLRYGQGSFYWDSPRQVWRGVIEAGYDANGKRRRYTVSSRDEDTAWRKLTDKIKAVNLGESVLTVSDAMTVGEWISIWLADRQTRVRPKTYATDAGQLEKWVLPKYGREKLANLSAHHVRDLARRMREVGLSTTTIRYTQRVWRQACTDARAEGYTVTDSFLLAKIATEAVSDRGAIPLEQAVGLVRTASADPLGTRWLAALLQGMRQGEALGLTWDAVDLTGGELEVSWQLQSLPYGDRERDTFRVPDGYEARRLRDGYHLVRPKSKAGHRVIPLIPEMQAALIRWRDLAPESPYGLVWPAPDGDLRTPTRDRAEWYALQDAAGISKPGGKPYVLHEARNTTATLLLAANVDPQIITSILGHSSIVTSRGYMTVGSDMKRDALAAVGDLLQIGE, encoded by the coding sequence ATGTTTACCGAATGGCTACACCAATGGCTACACCTAATTGAGGATCGCATGGCAAAGAAACGACGTCCAAAAGTCTCCCACCGGCTTCGCTACGGCCAGGGCTCTTTCTACTGGGACTCACCCCGGCAGGTCTGGCGCGGCGTCATCGAAGCCGGATACGACGCCAACGGGAAGCGCCGCCGGTACACGGTCTCATCACGCGATGAAGACACCGCGTGGCGAAAACTCACCGACAAAATCAAAGCCGTGAATCTGGGGGAGTCTGTGCTCACTGTGTCGGATGCGATGACCGTCGGAGAATGGATCAGCATATGGCTAGCCGACCGACAAACACGGGTACGCCCGAAAACCTACGCCACCGACGCCGGGCAGCTCGAAAAATGGGTACTACCAAAATACGGGCGGGAAAAACTCGCGAACCTGTCAGCCCATCATGTGCGCGACCTTGCCCGCCGAATGCGCGAGGTTGGCCTATCGACTACTACGATTCGCTACACGCAACGCGTGTGGCGGCAAGCCTGCACCGATGCCCGCGCCGAGGGCTACACCGTGACCGATAGCTTTCTGCTGGCGAAGATCGCCACCGAAGCAGTCTCCGACCGTGGCGCAATCCCCCTCGAGCAAGCGGTCGGCCTGGTACGCACCGCGAGCGCCGATCCATTGGGTACACGCTGGCTCGCCGCGTTACTGCAGGGTATGCGGCAGGGTGAAGCCCTCGGCCTGACGTGGGATGCGGTAGACCTGACGGGCGGGGAGCTGGAGGTTTCCTGGCAGCTCCAGTCACTGCCTTACGGTGATCGCGAGCGCGATACTTTCCGCGTGCCTGATGGGTACGAGGCCCGCCGCCTGCGTGATGGTTATCATTTGGTGCGGCCGAAATCGAAAGCCGGCCACCGCGTCATTCCGCTTATTCCTGAAATGCAGGCGGCTTTGATTCGCTGGCGTGACCTCGCCCCGGAGTCACCGTATGGGCTGGTGTGGCCGGCGCCTGACGGTGACCTGCGCACGCCTACGCGGGATCGTGCGGAATGGTACGCGCTGCAAGACGCCGCGGGCATTAGTAAGCCCGGTGGAAAGCCGTACGTGCTACATGAAGCACGAAACACCACCGCCACCCTACTGCTCGCCGCTAATGTAGATCCCCAAATCATCACTTCGATTCTCGGCCACTCATCGATTGTGACCTCACGCGGATACATGACCGTAGGCTCGGATATGAAACGGGACGCGCTCGCGGCCGTCGGAGACCTTTTACAAATCGGCGAGTAG
- a CDS encoding glycoside hydrolase family 1 protein → MTRITLGTASAALQIEGSMPPTPWQAWADGGHVADGTSPNPTTDHWVRWREDNELMASLGFGIARIGIEWGRLEPVRGQFNEAALHRYREEIEDLIAKGISPLVTLHHFGHPQWFEDMGAFTKDANVELFLRFVTRVIDAIGDLVDDWITINEPNVYASQAYLFKESPPGEVSWSKLRATLRNLARAHCRAYRMLHRALDAPGRTIKVSFANHRRVFEPMNPKNPIHQVFTKVDDLLFHRIYERAFYRGEFSPIIGKAPDVTPGLYADVIAINYYSRTAVTGLSDGVFEGVPTTDLGWEIYPQGLAQVGRDLHDEYGLELWVTENGCCDNPDPATGAIEKFRCDFIMAHLDAMEESGLPFTRYYHWCFVDNWEWSEGMVARFGIVHLGENLERTIKPSGYMLAEINRAGTVTPEIRKRYSEGSQWAR, encoded by the coding sequence ATGACGCGTATCACACTGGGAACAGCTTCAGCAGCCCTCCAGATCGAGGGGTCAATGCCGCCCACCCCGTGGCAGGCGTGGGCAGACGGCGGTCACGTGGCCGATGGGACGAGCCCGAATCCGACAACCGATCATTGGGTGCGTTGGCGTGAGGATAACGAGCTCATGGCCTCCCTCGGTTTCGGAATTGCCCGTATCGGGATCGAGTGGGGCCGCCTAGAACCGGTGAGGGGCCAGTTCAATGAGGCGGCCCTGCACCGGTACCGCGAGGAGATCGAAGACCTGATCGCCAAGGGCATCTCCCCTCTCGTCACGCTGCACCACTTTGGTCACCCGCAGTGGTTCGAGGACATGGGCGCGTTCACGAAGGATGCGAACGTGGAGCTGTTCCTCCGGTTCGTCACGCGGGTCATCGACGCGATCGGCGACTTGGTCGATGACTGGATCACAATCAATGAGCCGAACGTGTACGCCTCCCAGGCCTACCTGTTCAAGGAGAGCCCTCCGGGTGAGGTGAGCTGGTCGAAGCTGCGCGCCACACTCCGCAACCTGGCCCGCGCCCACTGCCGCGCCTACCGGATGCTCCACCGGGCCCTCGATGCTCCGGGGCGGACGATCAAGGTTTCGTTCGCGAACCATCGCCGCGTCTTCGAACCGATGAACCCGAAAAACCCGATCCACCAGGTGTTCACCAAGGTGGACGATCTGCTCTTCCACCGCATCTACGAGCGTGCCTTCTACCGTGGCGAGTTCTCTCCGATCATCGGCAAGGCCCCGGATGTGACGCCGGGCTTGTATGCCGACGTCATCGCGATCAACTACTACTCGCGCACGGCCGTCACAGGCCTGTCCGATGGTGTCTTCGAGGGCGTACCAACGACGGACCTGGGCTGGGAGATCTATCCTCAGGGCCTGGCCCAGGTCGGCCGGGATCTCCACGACGAGTATGGGCTAGAGCTGTGGGTGACGGAGAACGGTTGCTGTGACAACCCGGATCCGGCCACCGGTGCAATCGAAAAGTTCCGGTGCGACTTCATCATGGCCCACCTGGATGCGATGGAGGAATCGGGGCTGCCGTTCACCCGGTACTACCACTGGTGCTTCGTTGACAACTGGGAGTGGTCCGAGGGCATGGTCGCCCGCTTCGGAATCGTCCACCTCGGGGAGAATCTTGAGCGTACGATCAAGCCGAGTGGCTATATGCTCGCCGAGATCAACAGGGCGGGCACCGTGACCCCCGAGATCCGCAAGCGTTACTCGGAAGGCTCCCAATGGGCGAGGTAA
- a CDS encoding ABC transporter ATP-binding protein, which yields MDTLRAANVSFAYAKNAPNVLDGLSYEFSPAALTALTGPSGCGKSTFLYILGLMLQPRSGLVSFGDRDVSGLSDFQRSAFRARNIGFVFQDSELDDFSPILDSVVEPGLYVGATYRELVGRGKDLLAKVGLSGLEDKRPTKISGGQGQRAAVARALVNSPAIILADEPTGNLDRGNAKIILSLLQEAAQAGRTVVVATHDPFVIESCDYVLDVSVGEEM from the coding sequence ATGGATACGCTACGCGCCGCGAACGTGAGCTTCGCGTACGCCAAGAACGCCCCCAACGTGCTCGATGGGCTCTCCTACGAATTCTCCCCCGCAGCCTTGACCGCCCTCACTGGCCCGTCCGGTTGCGGGAAGTCAACCTTCCTCTATATCCTCGGCCTCATGCTTCAGCCGCGCTCCGGGCTGGTCTCCTTCGGGGATCGGGACGTCAGCGGACTGAGCGACTTTCAACGTAGCGCCTTTCGGGCGCGCAACATTGGTTTCGTCTTTCAAGACTCCGAGCTCGACGATTTCTCACCCATCCTCGATTCCGTCGTAGAACCGGGCCTGTACGTCGGTGCCACCTATCGCGAGCTCGTGGGGCGAGGCAAAGATCTTCTCGCAAAGGTCGGGTTGAGCGGCCTCGAGGATAAACGCCCGACCAAGATATCCGGAGGTCAGGGCCAGCGTGCCGCGGTGGCTCGCGCGCTCGTGAACAGCCCGGCCATCATCCTTGCGGACGAGCCGACAGGCAACCTCGATCGCGGTAACGCAAAGATCATCCTTTCCCTCCTCCAGGAGGCCGCGCAAGCAGGGCGCACCGTCGTCGTCGCCACCCACGATCCGTTCGTCATCGAGTCGTGCGACTACGTGCTCGACGTGAGCGTGGGGGAGGAGATGTGA
- a CDS encoding helix-turn-helix domain-containing protein, with protein sequence MGRKALEIGEIERIAISNLAQVFEESTLTHQVVADRAGISRSGVLKTLAGQRATSVSEFVALCHALGLTPWRVLRQAEDAVRAQADDARAYTAEAEAKLQAVLQGGYVPAARHHEPDPYEGVGEENQDEEEN encoded by the coding sequence ATGGGACGCAAAGCACTAGAAATTGGCGAGATAGAGCGGATTGCCATCTCGAACCTCGCGCAAGTATTTGAAGAATCTACCCTCACACACCAGGTGGTCGCGGATCGAGCCGGGATTTCGCGTAGTGGGGTACTCAAAACGCTCGCAGGTCAGCGTGCGACGTCGGTGAGTGAGTTCGTTGCCCTATGCCACGCCCTGGGCCTCACCCCGTGGCGTGTGTTGCGCCAGGCTGAGGACGCTGTCCGCGCCCAGGCTGACGACGCGCGTGCCTACACTGCTGAGGCTGAGGCGAAGCTTCAGGCCGTTCTCCAAGGTGGCTACGTGCCGGCTGCTCGCCATCACGAGCCCGACCCGTATGAGGGGGTTGGGGAAGAAAACCAAGACGAGGAAGAAAACTAG
- a CDS encoding helix-turn-helix domain-containing protein: protein MSIELEIKAEATRQQIKISDLAALIGTYPERLSRAFNGERALKTTELEKASKVLGVPASELMRRAEEYDTRQGGDAA from the coding sequence TTGAGTATCGAACTCGAAATCAAAGCCGAAGCAACACGGCAACAAATCAAAATCAGCGACCTCGCAGCCCTCATCGGCACATACCCCGAGCGCCTGTCCCGCGCATTCAACGGCGAACGAGCACTCAAGACAACCGAACTAGAAAAAGCCAGCAAGGTGCTTGGAGTCCCCGCATCAGAACTCATGCGCCGCGCAGAAGAATACGACACCCGCCAAGGCGGTGACGCGGCATGA
- a CDS encoding KilA-N domain-containing protein: protein MQEIIQIDGLNIGVQPQSGEDFISLTDLARKKTDDPKIAIANWMRNRNTIELLGIWETVNNPDFKGIEFDTFRKQAGLNSFTMTPTKWINSTNARGIRVKRGRYGGTFAHVDIALDFATWISPEFRLRVFQEYRQLKADETSRLNLEWQKNRLFSALNYRIHTDAIKDSLPENVSSQLARLTYAQEADVLNLAVFGMTAKEWRDNCPGSSGNMRDHASATQLLVLNNLEAINAMLIRQGVGREERYRQLFEVARQQEKSFENLKQLRDTNES, encoded by the coding sequence ATGCAAGAAATCATCCAGATCGACGGACTCAACATCGGAGTACAACCACAATCCGGTGAAGATTTCATCTCCCTAACCGATCTCGCACGTAAGAAAACAGACGACCCAAAAATCGCTATTGCTAACTGGATGCGCAACCGTAACACCATCGAACTACTCGGCATCTGGGAGACCGTCAATAACCCCGATTTTAAAGGTATCGAATTCGATACCTTTAGAAAGCAAGCTGGGCTGAACTCCTTCACTATGACCCCTACTAAATGGATTAACTCCACCAACGCTCGAGGAATCAGAGTCAAGCGGGGCCGTTACGGTGGGACGTTCGCCCATGTTGATATCGCACTCGATTTCGCGACGTGGATCAGCCCAGAATTCCGCCTCCGCGTCTTCCAAGAATACCGACAGCTCAAAGCCGACGAAACCAGCAGGCTCAACCTCGAATGGCAAAAGAACCGTCTCTTTTCTGCACTCAACTACCGTATCCATACGGACGCGATCAAAGACTCGTTACCTGAAAATGTGTCATCCCAGCTTGCGAGGCTTACCTATGCCCAAGAGGCAGACGTGCTCAATCTTGCCGTGTTTGGCATGACCGCGAAAGAATGGCGAGATAACTGCCCCGGTTCGTCTGGGAACATGCGCGATCATGCTTCGGCCACGCAGCTACTTGTGTTGAACAATCTTGAGGCGATTAACGCGATGCTTATTAGGCAGGGGGTGGGGCGTGAAGAGCGCTATCGGCAGCTCTTTGAGGTTGCTCGTCAGCAAGAGAAGAGTTTCGAGAATCTTAAGCAGTTGCGTGACACCAATGAAAGCTAG
- a CDS encoding peptidoglycan-binding domain-containing protein → MRRIVAFVLTVLVAGGLGFGAGFVILRDEEAAPVEAEPATVTVETGSVGRSLSFAASVDVESVSLATNVLPGVVTYVADDQVFSAGQTLYEIGDLPVVLVPGDVPFYRDLSPGMKGPDVKQLNAFLNTLGFPGAVDSDFGPIAEKNVRAWQKATGQPITGTVQLGQLVAGPNLPAQLTFDRKVLKKGALLAGGETLVFAPAGTPRVFLVLNESQQALLPTEAHVRLTSGEQEWTGEVGESRKDEESSTYEVEIRGPGGGALCEADCEGLAPGSELQATIDIVPQVTGPLVPRSAIMTDASGATYVVDATGTRHDVEVLGASQGLAVVNGIDAGSEIRVFGEES, encoded by the coding sequence ATGCGCCGAATCGTTGCATTCGTCCTGACCGTGTTGGTCGCTGGCGGGCTCGGCTTTGGCGCGGGCTTCGTTATTCTCCGGGATGAAGAGGCAGCGCCGGTTGAGGCCGAGCCCGCGACGGTCACGGTGGAGACGGGAAGCGTGGGTCGAAGCCTCAGCTTTGCCGCTAGCGTTGATGTGGAAAGTGTCAGTCTCGCTACCAACGTGCTCCCCGGTGTCGTAACGTACGTGGCAGACGACCAGGTGTTTTCCGCCGGTCAGACGCTGTACGAGATCGGCGACCTCCCCGTCGTACTCGTCCCGGGTGATGTCCCCTTCTACCGTGACCTCTCGCCTGGCATGAAGGGCCCGGACGTCAAACAACTCAACGCCTTCCTGAACACGCTAGGTTTCCCTGGAGCTGTTGACAGCGACTTCGGTCCGATCGCGGAGAAGAACGTGCGTGCGTGGCAGAAGGCCACGGGTCAGCCCATCACAGGAACGGTTCAGCTCGGGCAACTCGTTGCCGGCCCGAACCTTCCCGCTCAACTCACCTTCGACCGGAAGGTCTTGAAGAAGGGCGCACTGCTTGCCGGGGGAGAGACGCTCGTGTTCGCGCCGGCCGGCACCCCGCGTGTGTTCCTCGTGCTTAACGAATCCCAGCAGGCTCTTTTGCCCACCGAGGCTCACGTTCGTCTCACTTCCGGCGAGCAGGAATGGACCGGGGAGGTGGGCGAGAGCCGAAAGGACGAAGAATCCTCCACCTACGAAGTTGAGATCCGCGGGCCCGGCGGCGGCGCCCTGTGCGAGGCCGACTGTGAGGGGCTCGCGCCCGGAAGCGAGCTTCAGGCGACCATCGACATCGTGCCCCAGGTCACCGGTCCGCTCGTGCCGCGATCTGCCATCATGACGGACGCCTCCGGCGCCACCTATGTTGTCGACGCCACCGGCACTCGCCACGACGTCGAGGTGCTCGGCGCGTCCCAGGGCCTCGCCGTCGTGAACGGGATCGATGCGGGAAGCGAGATTCGTGTCTTCGGCGAGGAGAGCTGA